CGACCTGCTCCTGGACGCCGCCCGGACCGTCCCGCTGCTGTCGATGATCTCGGCCTGCCGGGACGCGGACGACCGGGCGTGCGCGCAGCCGTGGCGGCCCGCCCCCGCGGCGCCGGCCGGACCCGAGCGCTGGTGCCTGACCATGGTCTACACCGAGCAGCCGACCCGGCCGCGGACGCTCCTGACCACGGGCCGGAAAAGCTGCGGGTGCGGCGGGCGAGCGGCCACCGGCACCTGTGGCTGCGGCAGACGCCCGGTCAACGGCTCCGGCGGCTGCGGCGGCTGCGGCGGGCAATCCGCCACCGGCACCTGTGGCTGCGGGACGGCTCCGGCGTACGAAAAACTGCCTCCCGGATGTGAGCCCACCCGGATCGCGGAAAGCGTCCGTTTCGAGGTCTGCCGTGCCCCGGACGGACCGTGCCAGGACGCCTTCTGCGACCCGCAGGCGACCCTGGCCGGCCAGATCGTCGCCGCCTACGAGGAGTACCGGCGCGTCCTGCGCGCCCACCTCTCCCCGGAGCACGGCCAGGTGCTGCTCAGCGCGGCGTTCTTCGCGGACACCCCGTTCGAGCCCGGCTTCGTCCACGAGTCCTGTCTGCGCCTGCACGACGCGATCGTGGATCTGGAGCGGCGGCAGCCGTTCCCGGTCACCGGCGACCCGGCCGCCGTGCTGGACGCCGTGGTGCTGCCCGCACCGAGCGGCGATCCGGACGAGTACCTGCGGCTGGCCCGGACGGTGCTCCAGCGGCTGGAGGCGGCGCTGGTCCAGTCCTTCGCCGATCGGGTGTCCGGACTGCTGCTGCCGCCCTGCCCGCCGGAACCGGCGAGCGACCGGGTCGTGCTGGCCTGCGTGACCGTCCAGGCCGGGAAGATCGTCCGGATCTGCAACGCCTGCCGGGCGACCGCCGGAGCGTTCCCGGCGCAGAGTCACCGCCTGTCGATCCTGCCGCTCGCCGCGCTGGCCCGCAGTGTCACCGAGTGGCTGACCTGCCGCCCGCTGGTCACCACCGACGGCAACCCGCTGGCCGACCTGCTGAGCACACTGGATCCGACCTTCCGGCGGGGCCGCTGGCAGGCCGGCGGCTATCCCCCGTTCCCGCAGGTCGCCGACCTGGTCCGGCGACTGTGCGCGCTGCTCGGCGGCGAGCAGGACGCGGACACCCTGGGCATGCTGCGCGGCTGGTTCGAGAGGGTGAGCGATGACGGCCCTGAGCATTGAGCGCCTGCGGTACTACCAGCAGCAGTACCTCGGGGTGGGTGACTTCGAGGCGGAGCAGGAGTATCACCGGACGATGCGGCGGCGGCACCAGCTCGGGCCGCACACCTGGGGGATCGTGGCCGGGCTGCGGCTGGACGAGCGGCTCGCCGGCGGCGTGGTGGAGATGTATCTCCTGCCCGGTTACGCCGTCGACGGCTTCGGGCGGGAGGTCGTGGTCGGCGAGCCGGTGCGGATCGACCCGGACCCGGTGCTGTTCAAGGGGGTGCACGAGCCGGGGTACGTGCCGATCTGGATCACCTACGACGAGCGGGACACCCGGCCGCCGGCCAGCGGGTACGCCGGCTGCGCGGGCGGGACCGAGACGACCCGGGTGACCGAGGGGTGGCGGCTGCTGGCCGGGCCGCCCGGGGAGACACACCCGGACGTGATCGTGGCGGGGCTGCCGGACCGGGGCCCGGCCGACGGGTCGGTGCCGCACCAGGAGTTCCCGGACGGTACGCCACGGTGGCTGATCCGGGTGGGTGCGGTCAACTGGGACGGGCAGGGGTTCGCGGTGAGTGACCCGGCGCAGCGGGACGGGCAGCGGCCGTACGCCGGGCTGGTTGCCGCCGCCGTCCTCGCGCCGGCCGGCGTCGTCCGGATCGCGCCGCGATTCCCGGTGCCGGACCCGGCCACCGGACGCCCGGCGGACGTCGCCGTGGTGGACGGGCCGCTGCGGGTCGCCCGGCACGCCACGGTCGGCAACGACCTGCTCGCCGGTGGCCGGATCGGAGCGGGCACCGACCAACCGGCCGACCGGCTGCAACTCGGCGCCGGGCTGGGGCGGATCGTGGCCGGGCGGTCCTACCTGGGGTTCAACGCGTCCCGCGGCACCGGCGCGGACCCGCCGTGGACGTTCACCGGGGACGGCACCGCCAACGGCGGGGCGGCGCTGGTCGCGGCGGCCGACGGGGCGCTGCGGGTGATCGCGAAGGGGTCGACCGGCGCGGCCGACGACACGGTGCCGGACTCCCAGCTGCGGGCGCGGACCGGGCTGAGCGTGACCGGGACCGGGCGGGTCGGGGTGGGCACACCGGATCCGGATCCGGGGCGGGCGCTGACCGTACGCGGCCGGGAGCCGCTCGCCTTCCAGGACCCGGACAGCGGGGTGACGGCCTGGAACGTCAGCATGCCCGCCGGCGGGCTGAACGTCGCCGAGACCGGAGTCGCGGACGGGCGGCTGTTCCTGCGGGCCGGCGGCAACGTCGGGGTGGGCACGACCGGGCCGACCAACCCGCTGCACGTGCCGGCGCCGACCGGGATCCGGCAGGGCAACCAGTACCTGTCCGGGCGGGACTCGTGGAGCAGCCTGAGCTTCAACGCCCACCACAACGCCACCAACAGCGACTGGGTCTTCCCCGACCCGGACCGGCTGGCCGCGACCATCGAGATGGACGCGCCGGCCGGGCTGCTGGGCGGGCGGTTCGAGGTGTGGGGCACCACCCGGGCCGCGCCACGCACGTTCACCAACCGGCTCCACATCGACCTGGACAACGGCGACGTGCTGCTCACCCCGAACGGCGGGCGGGTAGGCATCGGTCCCGGAGCGCCGACCCATCCGCTGCACGTCAACGAGGTCACCGGGATCCGGCAAGGCCTGCAGACCCTGTCCGGCAACGGGGACTTCGCCACCCGCGGCCTCAACGTCTACCGAGCGGACGACCTCGGTTTCGCCTTCCTCGACCCGGACCGGCTCGCCGTCATGGTGACCATGGGCGCCGGAATCGGGCGGGCGCCGGGCCGATTCGAGATCGCGGGAACGACGCAGGCCGATCCGCGGGTCCCCACTCGCCGCTTCTTCATCGGCATGGAGAAGGGCGAGACGATCCTGAACGGCACGCTCGGCACCAACAACATGCACCCGATGGTCGGGATCCCGAACGGCTGGGGCGGCGGGCTGCACACCTGGGACGTCTACGCCGAGGGCACCATCGCCACCGGCAAGAACGGCAACGAGGCGGTGACCATCGGCTCCGACGGCGTGATCAGCGCCGGCAAGATCAACACCGGCGAGATCAACTCGCCGAACAAGCACTTCCGGATCCCGCACCCGGCGCGCGCGGACACCGACCTGGTGCACGGCTCCGTCGAGGGTCCGGAACTCGCTGTCCTGTATCGAGGCACGGCCGTGCTCGGCGACGACGGCGCCGCCGAGGTGGCCCTGCCGGACTATTTCGAGACGCTGACGCTGCCCGAGGGGCGGACCGTGCACCTGACCCCGGTGTTCGCGGAAGGGTCACGGCCCGCCCGGCTCGCCGCCGGTCCGGTCGAGGGCGGCCGGTTCATCGCGCACGGCGGCGCCGGGCAGACCTTCCACTGGCTGGTGATGGCGGTCCGCGCCGACGTCCCGCCGCTGCGACCCGAACAACCGAGGAGGAACCCGTGACCACGCCGATCGACAGACGCCTGGGTGAACTGCGCGCGGAACGGGAGGCCGGGGAGGCGCTGCTCGCCTCCCTGATCCACCAGGAGAACGAATGCCGCGAAACCCTGCTCCGCATCGCCGGCGCCATCCTGGTCCTGGAGGAACTCGCCGCCGACCCGTCCTTCGCCGGCCCCACGCCCTCCGCCCCGGCCGCGCCGGTGTCATGAGCCCGGACCGGCTGGTGATCGACCGGCTCGACGTGGCCCAGGCCGGCGCGCGGGGTGATCCGGCGCTGGCCGCGACCGATCTGGATCAGACATTCCGGATCCGGCTGCCGGCCGCGCTGGCGGCCGAGCCGGATCTGGGCGGCGAGTCGGTCTGGCTCATCCGTGACCTCCGGGTGTGCCTGGCCGACGGGGAGGACCTGGCCCGGCGCTGCGCGCGGGCGATCATCGACGCGGTCCGGGAGGCGATCATGTCCGGGCCGGACGGCGTACGGGTGAAGCACTTCCCCACCCACGCCGAGCACCTGGCGTGGTTCCTCGACCAGCTCGCGGCGGGTGCTTCTCCCGAGTCGTGGTGTCGCGCCGGCGCCGACCTGCCGACCGGCCTGCCCCCGGGAGCGGCGATCCGCTGGCTCCTGCTCGCCGAGCCCCGCCCGGTCCGCCGTGCCGTCCTCACCGCCCTGGCCGCCCGGTCCCGCCTGCGCCCGGTCCTCGCCACCCTCCCCGAACCGGACGCCGAAGCCGTCGCCCGAGCGGTCTTCTCCCCCGAGGCCTCCTTCACGCTTCCCGCCGTGCGGGAATCCCTGCTCACCGCGTGGGCCGCCGGGCACCTGCCCGGCGCGGCCGACCGGCCCGGCGCGGCCGCCGTCCTGGCTCTCGCCGTCGAGGCCGGCGCCGGATGGCATTCGGCGGCCTGGCGCCTCGCCGAACGCCTCCTCGCCATCGCCGCCGACCCGGTCCACGCCGACAGCCCCGCTGCCGTGCGCGCCGCTCTGGGCGCCACCCTCGAACTCCCCGCCATCACCGCCGCAACCCGGGAGCTGCCGGGCCGGCTCACGATCGCCACCCCTTACGCGTCGGCGTTCCTGCTGTTACCCGCCCTGGCCGAGGTGGCACCCACGGATCCGGTCGGCGTCCTGGAACGGGCCCTTTGCGGAGGTCGCTCGCCCGGCCTGCGCTACGACCCCGCCCTGCGCCTGGCCCTCCCCCCGCCCGATCCCGCCACCTCCACCACCGCGCCACCCACCGCTGACCTCGCCACCTCCACCACCGCGGCACTCACCGCTGACCTCGCTACCTCCACCACCGCGCCACTCACCGCTGACGGCGCTACCTCCGCCACCGCGGCCCGCACCGCGGACACCGCCACCTCCACCACCCCACCACTCACCGCTGACCCCGCCACCTCCACCACCGCGGCACTCCCCGAAGACCTCGCCACATCCACCACCAAGCCCCGCGCCGCAACCTCCACCACCGCCTCACTCACCACTGACCCCGCCACCTCGAGCACCGCGTCACCAACCGCTGAGCCCACCACCTCCAGCACCGCGGCACTCATCGGCGATACCGCCATCGCGCAGCCCTCGGAGGCTCACTCGGCCCCGGCCGGTGAGTCGGTCCAAAAGCCGGCCGACGACCTGTTTTTCGGCGCTCCGCCGGTCCAGAACTTCGCCGCCTCGCCTGTGGTGCGTCTGGTCGCCCGGCTGGTCACGGCCGGGCGGGCGCGGGCCGACGCGATAGTCGCGGAGCAGGTGGCGCATCCCTCCGGAACCTCGCTGCTGCTCCTGCGCGACCTGCACACCGACGCCTGGCTGTCCCTCACCGCCGGGAGCAGCCTCGGCGGCGCGCTCCGCTCGGTCGTCGCCGCCACCGGCCGCCGCCCCGAACTCCTGCTCCTCGCCGACGGCGTCTCCCCACCCCGATCCCCCGAGGCCGCGCCGTCGGCTGCCTCGACACCCCAAAGCCCGGCGGCACCGCCAGCCCAGACCGCACCGCAAACCCCCGCAGCGCCGCCGACCAGAGCCGCACCCCGAACCCCACGAGTACCGCCTGCACCGGTACCGCCCCAGACCAGCACCGCACCCCCAACCCCACCAATACCGCCTGCAGCCGCAGCGCCGCGGACCGAAGCCGGGCCACTGTCGTCGCTGGTGGAGCAGGTCGGATCGCTCACCGATCCGGCACATGCCGAACTCGCCGGACCCTGGCTCGCCCGCGCCCGACCGGCCGCGCCCGATGTGGCCGCGCTCAGCCCGCCCGGTTCCGGCACGGATGAGCTGCCGTTACTGCTGGAAGCGCACGCTGTCGTCCGCGGATTCTGCGCGGGGTTGCCCGGGTTCGATCGGAGCGCGGTCCGCTACGTGCAGGACACCTTCCTGGCGGGGCCGGGCATGGTCGTCAGCGGTCCGGGGTCACTGGACGTGTTCCTGCCCGGTGGTCCGCTGCGGATCGTGCTGCAGCTGGCCGGCGTGGACGGGCGCCGCTACACGCTGCCGTGGCTGCCCGGCACCACGGTCACGCTGCACCTGTCCGACGCCGCGCCCGCCGACGACGCTCAGCCGCCGGAGTCGTGAGATGACCACGGGAACGGCGGCACGGGCGGACGCGGCGAGCCTGCTGCTCGCAGAGCTGGCCTGGCTGGGGCCGGTGCTACGGCGGGAGGTGCGGCGGCTGCGGCGGGCCAGGTTGCTGCACGAGGACGAGCTGCGCGGGCTCTACATCCCGGATCCGCTGGTCGACGCGGTGCTCGACGACCTGGGTGGCGAACCGGAGGAGGCCGGCTCGATCGCCGCCCGGGCGGTCCGGGACCCGCAGACGCCGATCGGGCGGCTGGCGCGACGGTTCGCGTTGTCGGCGGCGGAGACGGACGTGCTGATGGTGGCGGTCGCGCCGCAGGTGGACGCGCGGTGGCAGACGGTATACGGGTTCGTGCAGAACTCGGTGACGCTGCGGCGGCCGACGGTCGACCTGATCCTGCGGCTGCTGGTGCCCGAGGCCGCGGAGCGGCTGGCCTGCCGACGGTGGTTCCACCCGTCCGGGCCGCTGGTCCGGCACGCGCTGGTCCGGCTGGTGGCGGAGCCCGGCGATCCCGCCCCGTCGCTCTCGTCACGCACCCTCGCCGTGGACGACCGGGTCATCGCCCACCTGCTCGGCGACGACACCATCGCGCCTGGACTGTCCTCCTGGGTCGCCATGCACCCGCCCCGCGACCTGGACGAACTCGTCCTGTCGCCCGGCCTGCGAACCCGGCTCCGGGAGGTTGCCGACACGCTGCACGGCAGGACGGTTCGCCATCACGGCCCGGCCGGGGACGGGGTGGGCGGCATCGGAGGTGCAGCGCCGCTCGGCAGCGGGGCGCCCGAGCATCCCGCGATCAGCCCCGATGCCACAGCGCGACTCGGCGGCACGGCGACCCACCAACCCACGAACGGCATGCGCGCGACCGCGAACGACCCCGACGCCACAGCGCCGCTCGACGGCGCGGCGCTCGAACATCACCTGGACGGCAATCGCGCCACCCCGGACAAGGCCGACGCGACAGGGCGCCGCAGCGGTGGAGCGGCTCGGGGGGACGACGGCGCCGGGGACGGAATGGTCCTGCTGGACGGGGCCGCGGGGGGTGGACGGGCGACGATCGCCGCGGCGCTGAGTGGGGGGCGGCCGCTGCTGGTGGCGGAGGTGGGCGGCGCGGGTGGGCTGGACGCGGGTGAGGCCGGGGTGCTGCTCGGGCGGGAGGCGATGCTGCGCGGGGCCGCGGTCTACCTGACCGGGCTGGACTCGCCCGGGGGCGCGGCAGTGCTCGGGGCGATGGCCGGGCGGGGTGTGGTGGTGCTGCTCGGGGACGGTGCTCAGGTCGTACGGGAAAAGGGTTTGATCTTGGAGAGGGTGATCCTGGACGGGCCGGGATCGCTGGAGCGCGGCGGTCTCTGGGATCGCGCGCTGCGCGGGCGGTCGCCGGGCGGTCTGGAGCGGATCGCGGACCTGTTCCCGATCGGGCCCGGGGCGATCGAGCGGGCGGCGGCGCGGGCAAGGCGGCGTGCCGGGCGGCACGGGCGGGAGCCCACGGAGGACGACGTGCGACAGGCGGTCCGGGAGGAGTGCGGGACCGGACTGGACGGGCTGGCGCGGCGGCTGCCGGCCGGGCCGGGGTGGGAGCGGCTGGTGTTGCCGGCGCGGACCATGCGGGAGGTACGGCTGGTCGGGGCGGCGGTGGAGCAGCGGTGGACCGTGCGGGAGGCGTGGGGGTTCGGGGAGACGCAGCTCGGGCGCGGGGTGACGGCGCTGTTCCACGGGCCGAGCGGGACCGGGAAGACGTTCGCGGCGCGGGTGCTGGCTACCGAACTCGGGCTCGACCTGTATCGGGTGGATCTGTCGACGGTGGTGAGCAAGTACATCGGGGAGACCGAGCGGAACCTGGCGCGGATCTTCGCGGCGGCGCGGGCGGCGCACGCGATGGTGTTGTTCGACGAGGCGGACGCGTTGTTCGGGCGGCGGTCGGCGGTGCAGGACGCGCGGGACCGGTACGCGAACATCGAGGTCGCCTACCTGTTGCAGGAGCTCGAGGGGTACGACGGGGTGGCGCTGCTGGCGACCAACCTGAGCGGGAACCTGGACGACGCGTTCGCCCGGCGGCTGGGGCATGCGGTGGAGTTCCCGTTCCCGGGGCCGGAGCTGCGGGAGGTGTTGTGGCGGCAGGCGGTGCCGGGGCGAGCGCCGCTCGCGGCGGACGTCGATTTCGGGGCGCTCGCGCGGCTGGAGCTGGCGGGCGGGCACATCCAGAGTGCGGTGCTGGCCGCGGCGTGCCGGGCCGCGGCGGCGGGGCGGGCGGTCGGCATGCCGGAGTTGGTTCCGGCGGCCGGGGCTGAGCTGCGGAAACTGCATCGGATGCCGGACCGGGCGGACTTCGGGGCATATTTCTCGCTGCTGGCTGAGGACCTCTGATGAGCGGCCCCGGCCCGGAACCGGCGCAGCGGGCACCCGAGCCGGCGGTGCCCTGGGTCGGACCGCTGCCACGAGAGCCAGCGGCGCCCGCCCTCGTTCCGGTGTCGACGCCTGCCGCGGCGACGGCGCAGCTGGTGGCCGCTGCTGGGCCGCTGCCCAACGACACCGTGCAGGCGCTGGCCGACCGCAACTACATCCCGCCGGTGCGGGAGGCCGCCATGCAGTTGCGGGCGTGGCTGCACGGCGCGGCGGCGGCTCGCGAGGACATCTTCCGGGTGCTGCTGCTCTTCCGCGGGCGGGGGGCTGAGCTGCAGGCCGCCTATGCCGAACGGTATGGCCGAGAGCTCAAGCAGGACCTGGCGCGGATGCCCGACCCGGCCGACCGCCTCCGGGCCTACCGCTACCTCGACAAAGGCGAACTGCTGCTCGCCGACTACCTGTACCTGTATCCGGCGAACGTGGCCTGGGTGATCGCCGCGGCCGGTGACAAGCCCGCCACCTGGCGGACGATCATCGAGCAGCAACTCGACCAGGGCTTCAAGAGCGGGCTCTACCTGGCCGAACGCCGGAAGACCGGCCGCCTGCCGGACGGCACCACGGACAGTCTGGCCGCCGGCCTCTTCGACCAGTTGTGGGGCGCCGAGGAGCAGAGCGCCGCCAAGTCGCTGTATACGTTCGGCACCCGGCCACCGCCCCTCGACAAGATCAATACTGGCCTGCTGCACCGGGACCGATCCCTGTTCTTCGAGGGGCTGCGGGAATACTTCGCGGCGCCCGGCCGCACCGAGCAGCAGCTGATCAAGTCGATGTCGGACATCTACCAGGTGGACCTGCAGGACCAATTCCAGATGATGTTCGAAAACGACCTGCTGAGCTGGCAGCAGTACCAGCTGACTGTCGCCGGCGGGCTGGCCGCGATGAAGCGCGTCCAGTTCGCGCTGGCCGCCGGCGACAAGCAGGAGCTGTTCGCCGCGCTGGCGAGCGCCGACCCGCAGACCCGTGCCGACCTGTTCCGGCAGCTCACCACCCGGACCGACAGCGAGATCTCGCGCCGCTTCCACGCCTGGTTCAACGGCCTGACCAGTGACGAGGAGGCCCGGGCGGTCGCGCTGGTGGAGGATCCGGCCGTGGTCGACCCGGCCGTCCACCGCATCCGCGCGCTGGGCGGTGCCGACGGTGAAGCGCTGGTCCAGGCGGCGATGTTCAGCCTGCCGACCGACTTCGATCTGTTCCACCGGAGCTATCGGTACGGCACGCCGTTCTACCGCTACGTCCGGGAGCACACCACCAGCAAGGAGGAGCTGCGATTCGCCGCCGTCGTCGAGCCCGACCTGGAACACCGGTTGCGGAGCACGATGACAACCTTCGACAACCCGGGATACCTGCTGCACCTGTTACGCCATTTCGTGCCCGACGACGCCACCCGAGGCAGGATCCGGGCCGACACCAGCGTGCTGAGATGGTTGTCCGGCACCGAGCGTGACGAGGCCGAGTTCCTGCTCGCCCCGGTGGCACAGCCGCTGCAACGGGCCGTCTTCACCGTCCGTCAACTGGCCTCGGAACGGTCCGTGTTGACCGACTGGCGAGCCGTCGGGGCGGCGTTGAGCGACGCCACCCGCGAGCTGAACGCGACGACGGAACGCGCCGCGGCGGCGCGGACCGCGGGCGAGCGAGCCGCGGAGATCGGCCGGCTGACGGCCCAGCAGGAACGGGCCGAACGGATCCGGGTGGATTACGTGCAGGCTCGCGACACCGTCAACGGCTTCGCCAAGATGGTGGTGCAGGCGGCGGTGGCGGCGATCCTCGAAGTAGCGTCAGCCGGGGTGCTGACCCCGGCGGCGGCCGAGATCGTCATGGTGCAGGTCGTTCGCGTCGCCGTGGTGGGCGGTGCCAGCCGCCTGATCACCGAGCTGGCGACGGAGCGCAACGTCACCGGCGGACAACTGGGGGATGCCTTCGTCGCCGGCGCCGCGCAGGGCGTGATCGACCTGGTCGGCGCTTCCGCGGCGGAACACCTGCTCACCACGGTGCGGGCCGCCGCCTCGGCCGGCTTCCGGCAGTCCGGCGGCGCGATCGAGCAGGCCATTCAGTACGGCCAGACCGCTCTCACGAGCGCGCTGGGGGCAGCCGTCGAGTCCGCCGCCAATGACCGGACCTGGGCCGCGAGTCCGGAGCAGGGCTTGACCACCATCCGTGACGCGATGGCCCAGGCTACGCTGTTCGGCCTGGCCGGGCACGCGGCCCACCAGGCTTTCCGGCAGGCTTGGCACGGGGGTGCGGGTGGCCCGCCGCCGGGCGGCGGTGGCCCGTCCGATCCCGGCCGCACCCCACCGGACCCGATCCGGCTGTACGCCTCATCGGGTCCCGGATCCGGCTACCCGGTGTGGTACTCCGGGGGGAAGGAGGTGCCGCCGCCCGGCCCGCACCCCGAGCTGATCACCAGCACCGCGAGCCCGCCCAGGCCGGACCTGGTGATCCACCGACCCGGCGAGGTCCCGCAATCAAACGCCGCCCCCGCGCTGCTGAATCGGTACGGCGAACCGCTGAACCCGGCCCCTCCACCAGCCACGTCGATCCTGCTCGTCAGCGGCGACCGGCCGCAGTTCCGGCCAGTCGGCCCGGCCGAGAGCGCATGGCGGATCGATTATCTGCGAGCACGGTTACGCCAGGTGCTGGAGAACCGCTCCGGCCGGCCGCCGACGGCACCGACCGCCGCCTTCATGAAAGCCGTCGAGCACATCCAGGATCCGGTGCTGGCCCGCGCGGTGTGGGTGGCCTATCAGGGACTTCGC
Above is a genomic segment from Actinoplanes ianthinogenes containing:
- a CDS encoding AAA family ATPase, whose amino-acid sequence is MTTGTAARADAASLLLAELAWLGPVLRREVRRLRRARLLHEDELRGLYIPDPLVDAVLDDLGGEPEEAGSIAARAVRDPQTPIGRLARRFALSAAETDVLMVAVAPQVDARWQTVYGFVQNSVTLRRPTVDLILRLLVPEAAERLACRRWFHPSGPLVRHALVRLVAEPGDPAPSLSSRTLAVDDRVIAHLLGDDTIAPGLSSWVAMHPPRDLDELVLSPGLRTRLREVADTLHGRTVRHHGPAGDGVGGIGGAAPLGSGAPEHPAISPDATARLGGTATHQPTNGMRATANDPDATAPLDGAALEHHLDGNRATPDKADATGRRSGGAARGDDGAGDGMVLLDGAAGGGRATIAAALSGGRPLLVAEVGGAGGLDAGEAGVLLGREAMLRGAAVYLTGLDSPGGAAVLGAMAGRGVVVLLGDGAQVVREKGLILERVILDGPGSLERGGLWDRALRGRSPGGLERIADLFPIGPGAIERAAARARRRAGRHGREPTEDDVRQAVREECGTGLDGLARRLPAGPGWERLVLPARTMREVRLVGAAVEQRWTVREAWGFGETQLGRGVTALFHGPSGTGKTFAARVLATELGLDLYRVDLSTVVSKYIGETERNLARIFAAARAAHAMVLFDEADALFGRRSAVQDARDRYANIEVAYLLQELEGYDGVALLATNLSGNLDDAFARRLGHAVEFPFPGPELREVLWRQAVPGRAPLAADVDFGALARLELAGGHIQSAVLAAACRAAAAGRAVGMPELVPAAGAELRKLHRMPDRADFGAYFSLLAEDL